TGTGTCCAAGGGCTAATTTATGGAGGTATTTTAATGAAAAGCACCAAGGAGAATAAAATGGCGAACAGGCTCCTAGCGACAATTTTATTCTTTCTCTCCTATCGCTTGTTAATTCAAATTTTACGCTTATTTGGTCTAGGGCGGTATGACACCTGGTACTATTTTATGTTGGATTTTAGTTGGATTCACGGACCGCTGCTTTATTTCTATCTAAAGGCTCACCTAACTCCCTATTTTAAGTTCAGGAAAAAAGATATACTACATTTGGTCCCTTTCCTTATACAAATAGGATTCAGTATTTTCGTGCGATTACAAAACCTCTATTGGGACGGTACCCGTGAAAGTTTGTCATGGTTGGGGTATTGGGGATATGTAGTCTGGATGAACCTTTCAACTATCTATTTTGTGGCTAGCATTCTGATCATTATTTATACTACTAAGGCTCAAAAACTACTGAAAACTGAAAGTCTTAAGGGCGCTATTTCCAGTGGCAGCATGAATTGGCTTAAAAGGGTTATAATTTCATTCAAGGTATATTTCTCGATTGTGCTGACCATTCTTCTGGTTGATTTCGTATTCATAAACAAGGCTCAGTTTACCTCCTATTTTTATTTTACACAATTTTACTACTACCCATTTTTTATAGGGATATCTGGGCTCACCTATTGGCTAGGTCTAGAAGGCTACAAAAGAAAGGATGTTAAGATTTTAAAATCGCAAGTCTCCAATGAAGAACTACGTCAATTAACACAAATGGCTAACGACTTGGATTTGACAATGAAACAAAACAAATGGTTTAAAAATCCTGAACTTACGCTGAGTACTTTGGCTTCAAAAATGGAGGTTAAACCATATCTCTTGACCAAATGTCTAAACACCGTTAAACGCAAAAAATTCGCAGATTATATAAATGAATTAAGGGTGGACGAATTAAAGCGATTATTACAGCAATCAGAAAACTCTAAATACACTCTTCTAAGCTTGGCTTTTGAAGCAGGGTTCAATTCTAAATCGTCTTTCAATAGAGCAGTAAAGAAACATTTGGGCATCTCACCTAGCGAACTAAAGACTTCTTTTTAAGGTTTCATTTTCTTATTTGGCACCTATGCCATCTTTATAAGTGGTTTCAATTTTGAAATTGGGGCGTAATCCGTAGTGAGAAGTCCTAGGTTTGAGAAAATTAAAAATATATAAATCATGAAAACAAAAATAGCAGTAGCCTTTATTTTTTTCTCCTTAACCATTTCAATCTTTTCCCAAGACAATAAAGAGACAAATACAGAGGTCCTTTTGGGCGAGTGGAAACTTGACATGAGTCCACAAACCAAAGACGACAATAATTTTGCCCTAATGCGAATTACAAGTGTTGAAGACAATAAAATGGAAGGTATTTTTTATCGAGAGGGAGTTCAGCTTAAAAATGGACAAATTAATACACAGCGGGGAATAATATATGCCGCATTAACCTCAGGAGATAATTCAGGAGACTACAATACTTCCTTCTATTACGATAACGGTAAACTTTATGGCACCACCCATGCAGTGGATAGAGATTTTCTCTCAGTTTGGATAGCCGATAAGGTACAATAACAAAAGGTCTTTCTAGTTATGTATTCCCTGTCATTTAACCAAGGCGGGGAACTTACATCCGCTCTTCTAGAATAGCAATAAGGCCTTCGGCATTTTTCAGTTCGTTCAGCTCGTCCGTGCTTACGAAGATTTCTAAATCATTCCCTTGCACCAAAATAATAGGGAAAGTGAATTTATAGCCGAACTTGGATTTGTATGCTTTTGCAAATTCATCTTTGTGTAGGAACTCCAGCTCCGTTGCCTGAGCCTCCAATTGTTTTCGGAACTTTTTCCAAATCTTGTTTTCCCTAAAATTCCCAAATGTAATATCACAGAGATTACAAGCGTAGGTGGACGGACTTAAAATTTTATGCGCACCATCTACGATAAGATTTCTAACACCGGAATCGGCGTTGTAAACTAATATTAATTTTTGTACTCCTTCACTTTTCATAGCCATACCCTAAAGTAGTATATTTAAATGGTTCATTAGTTCGCATAGTTTACAATTTCTAACACGCATTCCCATGAAAAAGCTTATTCTTCTGTTAAGTATCGCCTTAACTTTTATTTGTTGTACCGAAAAGAAAACAGAAAGAATTCCACCTACTACGGCTCCATTCTCAGAAATAGATACCTTGGCCATAAACGATTGGTGGAACAGAGGTGAAAATCCCATCATCAATTTAAAAGTACCGCGGGATAGTGTCATCGCTTTTGGCATTTATACCGTTTCCAATACTACCTTAAAACTGAGCGCACAATTATACCCCCTATATCCGGAAGAGACAAGGGACGTTTCCTTAGAAATTTTAAAAAGTGGTAATTGGGAGGAAGTTCAGCGGCAACGAATAAACGATTTGGGCTGGTCCGCCCTATTCCGTATAGAAAATTGGGATGACGCAAAGGATTACCGGTACCGGCTCCGTCATGGCAAGAACGCGTCTTATGAAGGCACCATTCGCAAAAACCCTAAAGAAAAGGAAGAAATAACCTTGGCGGCACTCTCGTGCAATAGCAACAAAGATCGCGGAATGCGGGAATATTATGTGCGCAATATAAATCACCAGAATCCGGACCTTATGTTCTTTGCGGGCGATCAATCCTATGACCATACGGAACATACGGCCGCATGGCTCAAATTTGGATTACAGTTTAGGGAGACGTTTCGTCACCGTCCCTGCATCACCATTCCCGATGACCATGATATTGGACAGGGAAACCTTTGGGGAGAAAATGGAAAAGTCTCCGTTACTCCGGGCAGCCCGGACGGGGGTTACCGCTACCATCCGGAATACGTAAAGATGGTAGAGCGGTGCCAAACGGCACACCTCCCCGATCCCTTTGACCCTACCCCAATTGAACAGGGTATTGGAGTCTATTACACCAATCTGCTTTTAGGGGGCGTAGACTTCGCTATTTTGGAGGACCGAAAATTCAAATCTGGACCGGAGGGGAAAATTCCGCAACAAGGACCCCGTCCCGACCATATACGAAATCCAGATTACGATCCCGCTTCCATTGACCTTCCTGGGCTCAAATTACTGGGAGACCGGCAACTTGAATTTTTGGACCAATGGGGCCGAACAAATGAGGGCGCCATTAAGGTGGTGCTTTCCCAAACCGGTTTTTGTGGCGGGGCGCACATTCATGGCACCCTAGATAATCGGCTACATGCGGATTTGGATAGTAACGGTTGGCCACAGACCGGGCGGTTAAAAGCCTTGAAACTGATACAACAAGCCAAAGCAGTACACATTGCGGGCGACCAGCATTTGGCCACGGTCATTAAACAGGGACTAGATGAATTTGGTGACGGCCCTTGGGCGTTTGTGGTGCCCGCCATTGTTAACGATTACTATAGCCGCTGGTGGTGGCCAGAAGACGAAAAAGCAGGAGAAAACCCTAATCCCGATACCACTTTACCTTGGACTGGTAATTACTTGGATGGGTTTCACAATAAGATTACCATGATGGCCTATGTGAATCCCGAAAACCCTTCGCATGGCAGTGGTTATGGATTAATTCGTTTTCATAAGAAAAATAACAACGTAACTTTTGAATGCTGGCCCCGCGATGTGGATGTGACGCATCCGGACGCCCAGCAATTTGAGGGCTGGCCGATAACAGTAATTTTGGATTAAAACCTATAATGCTAGCCGATTAAAATAGCTTAATCGACTATAAACAATTGTAAACGCATATTTTGCGACTATTGCTTATACTCAATTAATTATGAATGAATTGGACATAAATTTAAAGATTATCTTAGTTCGCCATATAAAATATATATAGATCATATGATCTATATTACTTCGTTGTAAACAATTATAAAATTTTCCTGAAATATTTTGGATAAACAAAAAACTCTACTACAAAAATTTAAGGAAAAACCATTTTGGGACAAGTTCGTATTAGGACTTATTTTCATGGCCATCATAGGCACTCTTGCTTACCATTTTATCAAAGACTACAATGTAAAAACGAATAAAAAACACGTAGTAGGAAAAATAGTGGACTTCGAATTTATCAACATGGCTCGTTATTCGATTGATTACGAATATTATGTAAATGATGAAAAATATGTTGGAACTGTGGGAGTTGAAAGGTTTGATTGCTATAAAAACAAAGAATGTCTTGGATATGAAGTTGATGTGTACTATTCATCAGAGAATCCAAATTATTCACAAGTGGACTTAAGAAACTTTGAAAAGTACAAAAGGACTATATATCTAATAAAATAACTGTTTACAACATTGTGTATAGCTCATTGCGTTCGGATTTTCCAGATGGAAAATCCAGCCTGATTCGCTAAATTAGGGCAATGGAGGAAAAGTCCGTTGGACATTTTCAGCAACGAAGCCATACACGAGACCGTTGTAGCACATTTTGACCAAACCATTAAACTATGGAAAATACTTTAAAATTTCTGTCCTTTTTAAGCCTTGCAATAATTATAATAGGATGTAATGAACGAAAAGAAAACTTCAAACCAAATCAAAAAGACGGCTGGAAAACAGTAAGCCAAATAGAAAAGCAAATTGACAATATAATTTTCACTTTTCCAGAAAACGGATTTGCAAATGAAAATCGAGAAAGACTTGTAAGCGAGTGTTTTGAAGCAATGAAATATGACAGCGAACTAATCAAACTTGAAGAATTCAACGATACAATTTTCATAAGAATTTTACCGAGTAGAGAGGCAATGATACCACTAACTGGTAACACGCCAAGTGGAAGTGCTTATCCACACATCAAAACCCTTTACGTTGTTGCTAATGACAGCACTCGACCACCTATTAAACACGAGTTAATGCATTTAATTGCAATGTTGGAATGGAATTATCCACCAGCATCGTCAACTTGGATGAACGAAGGCCTTGGCACATTTGCGGAAAACAACTGTAGCGGATGGACTGTCGCACAGATTTACAGATACTTTCTTGAAACCGACCAACTAATTTCGATTGACCTGCTCAAAGCGGATTTTTATAAGCAACCCGAAAATTTCGCATATCATCAATCAGCTTACATTGTCGAATATCTTTTAGCAAATTACGGTGTAGACCAATTTGAACAAGTCTGGAAAGGTGGATTTGGAAAATTTGAAGAGGTTTATGGGCTTCCATTCGAGCAACTAAAAACCGATTTAGAAAAAGACTTGATTGAAAAAATGCCAGAAGTACCAGAAATTGACCGTCAAACATTTTACAAAAACTGCAAATAAAAACTTGCTACAATAACGTATATAAAACATAGCTATTATAGGCTTCCCGAAAGGTTTGTGTGTATTTATGAAGTCGCTAAATCTTATGGATTTAGCTTTGGACAACAAAAGAAAAAACTAAACAATAAGGTTTAGCTTCGTACGAAGACGGAAACGAAAAGTTTCCTTGCCTTCACTACTTGCCATAGCTGAGACGTTAGCAAACATTTAAATCAAACTGATGAAAACAAAAAAAGCCCTTTTGGTAATTGATATGCAAAAAGGCTCTTTCACGCCTCAAACTCCTCGATTTGATACAAATGGAGTTGTAAACCGAATAAACGGACTCGCGGAATTATTCCGAAAAATGGACTTTCCAGTGATTTTTATCCAACACGATGGAAGTGGGGCTGGAGAGTTTGAAAAGAATACTTGGGAATGGGAATTGTTAGATGAACTTAAAATCAAACCGACAGACATTCGACTGGATAAATACGCAAACGATGTTTTTTACAAATCTGAACTTCAGGACAAACTTACAGAATTGAAAACGCAGGAATTGCTAATTACTGGTTGTGCAACAGATTTTTGCGTAGAATCCACGATTCAATCTGCCCTGACAAAAGATTATAACATAACCGTAGTTGCGGACGGACATACTACAGGAGAAAGACCTCATATAAGCGCCGAAAAAGTTATCAGACATTACAATTGGGTGTGGCAAAATATGATTCCAACAAATGGAAAAATAAGAGTGGAAAACTACGATGGAATAAAAAAAACGTTTGCTAACTAGGTGTATGATTAATTGTGGGCGAACGCTTTGCGTTGGAAAAGTCCGCAACTACTCATAGCCGAGACCGTTGTACACAATTATTAAAAATCTTGTTTACTAATTCAAAAGGCTGGTTTACTCATTCAGCTTTTCATTACTCTTATATTAGAAATAGATTTGAATCAACTTATAAACGTCTAAATGAAAGAAAGTTTACTCATATTAATACTCTTAACATTATTATCCTTTTCACAGGAAAAAAATGAATGTGACGAAGAGACAAAGCCCTATTGGTTGTATGGAATAAATAGCCGATTTAAGGGAGAAAGCCCAACTTTAAGAAAGGTTTTTAAAGAAATTCAATTAGCCGAAACTAATATCACACCGAGTAACGGATTCATAACATTAAGACTTAATATCTCGAAAACGGGGAAATTCTGCGCTATTGAAACATTCCAAATCGACGAAAATTATGAGAGTACGGAATTTAATAACGGAAAGTTAGCTAAAGGTCTTGAGGAAATCGCAGTTGGACTAACAGATTGGAAAAGAGAGAAAGATTATAGAACCTATAACCCAATAAGGTTAAAAATTAAAAATGGAAAAATTGAAGAAATTTTTTAAATATTTATTCATTGGTCTAGGCTCTTTAATCCTATTAGTAGTTGTCGGAGTTGCAATTTGGTGGAATACAAAAACCGACGGGGAAAAATCAGACTTATTATTAGGTGCGCATGCTTATGATGCAGCTATTGAGCTTAATCAAGATAATAGCGATGCTTGGATGGAGCGTTCCGTATCGTTTAATGAAGCTGGAGATTTCAAAAAAGGGTTCGAGTATTTGGACCAAGCCGTAGAGCTAGAACCAGAAAAACATTTGGGATATCGAGGTTGGATTAGATTAAGAAAAATGCGTGACTACGACAAAGCTTTGATGGACTTTGCAAGACTTGACAGCCTTACACCAAACGTTGTTGATGCGCCTTGGGGAGAAGACATTGACTTTTTGAGAGGAGAATGCTATTATGGAAAAAGGGACTATCAAAAAGCTATTGAATTATTTAATCGCAATATCAAGAACCAAAAAGAAGACTGGGCAGATATTCACAGTTTCGTTTATTTGGGACTATGTGAATATGAACTTGGGAATTACGAAAAAGCGATTTGTGAATTTCAACGAGCATTAATACAATCGAAAAACATACCTGAATCCTACTTTGGAATAGCAAAATCTTATCAAAAACTTGGACAGATCGAAAAAGCAACAGAACATATTCTTAAAACAGTAGAAAATATAGATTACAAACGAGACGATGTTTACAATGAGTTTTTGAACGAAATTTATCTTTCAGAAGTATTAGAATTCAAACAAGCTCTCTTAAAATAACTCTTTACAACACGGCCTAAGCTTAATGCGGACTTGAGGACAAAGTCGAAAGGTCTGTGTATATTTATGATGTCGCTAAATCTTATGGATTTAGCTTTGGACAAAAAAAGAAAAAGAATAACCAAAAGCTCTAGCTTCGTGGTCGTCGTTTGTTCGCTCCGCTCGGTGGCCCTGTAATTTATATTCCCAATACCATAAAATCCCACAGGAATACGTCCGCTAACGCGGACTCCTTGAGGAACTATGGAGAGAATCCAATCGGAAGACACCTATCCGCCCCATAGTTGGATGGATTTTGTTATATTTCTGTAGAAATCAATGCCAACGCAACAACCCGCCCACTGCCTGCGTAGCTGTTGTGTTTAGCGCTGTAGTTGTGGGCAATTAAAAGACAAACCATAATGAGCTACAGATACATTAGTTTTAACGAATTTGGAGGTCCTGAGGTATTAGGTGTTGAAACAGCGGAAAGACTTCCAGAACCCAATCAAGGTGAGGTAAGGATTAAAGTGCAAGCGACTAGTATCAACTTTACTGACACGTTAATCCGCAGAGGTATTTATCCTGATGTTAAAAAGAAGCCTCCCATTACGCCAGGTTATGACATGGTTGGAGTTGTAGACAAACTAGGTGCTGGAGTTACTGATTTTAAAGTAGGTCAAAAAGTGGCAGAACTGACCGTAATCGGTGCTTACTCAGAATACATTATTCTACCTGCTAAGCGACTAGTTACCGTACAAGAAAATGTGAATTCGACCGAGGCAGTCTCAATGATACTTTCATATGTGACAGCTTACCAAATGCTAACTCGGTCAGTTAAAGTTAAAGAAGGAAGCAAAATTCTTATTCACGGAGCTGGAGGAGCAGTTGGTAGTGCCTTATTACAAATTGGCTCTATCTTAAAGCTGAAAATGTACGGCACTGCATTAGTGGATCAGCATGACATCTTAAAAGAATTAGGCTGTAAACCAATTGACTATAAGTCTGAAGATTTTGTTCAGGTAGTCACGAATTTGGAACCAAATGGACTTGATGCAGTATTTGACCCATTTGGTGGAGACCACTTCAAACGTTCTATTAAAACACTTAACAAAAAAGGCAAACTAGTGGCTTTTGGAGCCTACAATGCAAAAACGAAAATGGACTTGATAAAGAGTTTTTTACGTGTTCAAATATGGAATTTTGCCCCTTGGATGCCTTCTACCAACTTCTACTCCATTGGTTCATGGCATAAAAAGCATCGTGATTGGTTTGAAAGTGACTTAAAAAAGCTTTTTAAACTTCTTTCGGAAAAGAAACTAAAGCCCCTTATATCCAAAACCATCAAATTAGAGGACGCAAAAGAAGCACATAAACTAATTGAAAAAAGAGGATTGAAGGGGAAACTAATTATACAAATGGAAAATTAAAAAAACTGCTCACAACTACACCTATACGCAATGCCCTTCGGGATACTTCGCATGGCTAAACCGGATTAACACAAGGAAAACCCTAAAGGACATCACCTCCGGTGAGCATCGAGCCAAAACTGATATGAACGGCCATTAAAAGTAATTTATTCACTGCTTATTATTTCACGGGTGTTCATCGGTCGCTCCGCTCGGTGGCCCTGTAATTTATATTCCCAATACCATAAAATCCCACAGGAATACGTCCGCTAACGCGGACTCCTTGAGGAACTATGGAGAGAATCCAATCGGAAGACAGCTATCCGCACCATAGTTGAACGGATTTTGTTATATTTCTGTAGAAATCAATACCAAAGCAACAACCCGCCCACTGCCTACGCAGCTGTCATGTTTATCGCTGTAGTTGTGTGTAAGTATCTAAAACCGTAAACTAAATAATGAAAATTAAGATTTCGGAAACTAAAAATATTAACAAGGAACAAATAATCGAATTATATAGAGCAAACAAATGGAGTTCCGCCAACAAACCTGTTGAATTATATAATGCTCTAATGGATTCTCATTCGCTTATTTCTGCATGGAGTGGTAACGAATTGGTTGGGATTGGTAACGCAATTTCTGATGGTCAATTAGTCGTTTACTATCCATATTTATTAGTTCACCCAAATCATAAAGGAAAAGGAATCGGACAAATGATTGTTGCTAAAATACAGGAAAAGTATAAAGAATTTCATATGCAGATGTAAACCGCTGACGGAAAAGCCATTGACTTTTACCAAAAAGTGGGTTTTGAAAGAGCTGGTGAAACAGAACCAATGTGGATTTATAAAGGGAATGAACATTAAATTAAGGATATGATAGCAAGAATATGGCACGGAAAAACTAAAGCCGAACATTTTGAAGAGTATACTGACTTTATGAAATCTGAGGCTATTCCGGATTACAAAAAGACCAAAGGATTTATAAAATTGACATTTCTAAGACGAATTGAAGGGGATATTGCTCATTTCAACTTGATAACTTTTTGGGAAAATCTAGATGTAATCCAAAATTTTGCAGGAGATGATTATGAAATAGCTAAATACTATCATCGGGATAAAGATTATTTACTTGAATTTGAAGAAAAAGTAACTCATTATGATGTATTTGCTGAATGAAAACAACCTACACACAACACTATATAACAAAACATAGATACCCTTCGGGATAGCAACGTTTGTTATATTTACCGTAGCATCAATTAGGAATTAAACCATGAAAAAACTTTTTCTTATTCTGTTAATTGCGATAAATATTAAGTGCTTCGCGCAAGAACCCCAATTACCCATTATCGATATTCACCTTCATGCCTATCAAGAAATTCCTCCAAACGTGAAAGCTTCCTGGGCAGGTGAATCTTATTCACAAGCACTTAGTTCACCGGAAAATGCAGCGATTCATCTTCAAATGGTACTTGATGAGATTGAGAAAAATAATATCAAGTTGGCACTTACAAGTAGCACTTCAGTAAAAGCACTTGAAACATGGCAACAATCCCGACCCGGATTATTTATTACGGGTATTCAAACAAGGGATGATGGCAAACCGATTTTAAGTCCAGACTCTCTCAAGCTATATTTCGATAATAATCAAGTCAATGTTCTCGGAGAATTGGGGCTTCAATATGCCGGTGTTTCACCGGATGACCCAATGATGAAACCATACTACCAAGTTGCAGAAGATAATGGTATTCCAATCTGTTTGCACACAGGATTAGGTCCTCCAGGTGGACCACACACCTTTGCCCCAAAATTCAGAACCACACTTGGCAAACCAACGCTGTTTGAGCCGGTGTTGGTCAGACACCCTAAAATGAAAGCTTTCTTAGCACATGCCGGGTGGCCTTACATTTCTGAAACGATAGCCATGATGTACATTTATCCTAAATTGTACACAGACATTGGAGTCCTGAACTGGGCACTCCCAAAGGAAGCGTTCTACACTGCACTACAACAGTTGATGGATGCTGGATTTGGAAAACGAATCATGTTTGGAACGGATCAGATGTTATGGCCAGGGGCTATTTCGATTGCAGTTAGGACGATTAAAGAAGCCCCATTTTTATCCGAAGAAGAGAAAAGAGACATTCTATATAATAATGCTGCCCGTTTTTTAGAGCTTTCTCCAGAAGCGATAACAAATCACCACAAATGAAAAAATACTAAAAAGATGCTAACAAAAGATAAAATACAATGAAATGTATTTTATTAAGGTCGTTCAGGTCAGTTAGCCAAACCACTTCGTGGTCGTCGTGTGTTCGCTTCGCTCGGAACACCTTCGGTGAACTTTAATCGCTCCGTGCTGCGCACTCCCGCCCGCAAAGTACATTGACCTGAACCACAGCGATAAACCGGATTACCCCATGGGAAGCCCTAAACGACATCACCTCCGTTGGGCATCAAACCAAAACCGACATGAACGGCCACTAAAAGTAATTTATTCACTGCTACTTATTATTTTACGGGTGTTCATAGGTCGCTCCGCTCGGTGGCCCTGTAATTATACTCCCAATACCACGGAATCCCACAAGCATACGTCCGCTCAAGCGGATTCGTTGGCAAACTATGGAGCGAATCCGACTGGAAGATAGCTATCCGTCACATAGTTGGATGGATTTTGTTATATTTTCGTAGAAATCAATGCCAACGCAACAACCCGCCCACTGCTTGTGTAGCTGTCGTGTTTAGCGCTGTGGTTACCAAACATTTTAAGAAAAATTTGTCAGAACTAAAAAACATTTGGAATCTAGCAAAAACTGGATTTGCAAATAAAAAAGAAAGGAGCAACAAAGAACTAATACTCTTCTTATTGAAAATGCTCTTAATTTTAGTGCTTTTCAAAATATGCACATTTGGTCTCGCCTTCCTTTTAGAATCGCTAGACATATTTAAAATACCATTTAATATGAATAAGTCAAGATTTGCAAATTCTAGCGATTTTGAAATATTATTCATGATGGCGGTTTATGCACCAATAATAGAAGAGTTGACTTATAGACTACCTTTAAAATTTTCCAAATGGAATCTTATTATCTCTTTAATGGGTTTGAACTTGGCAATTTTACGAATATTTGGAGAAATAGAATATCTATATTGCTTTGTATCTAGTGTAGGGGGTGGAACTTTGTTTTATTTTTACTTACGACCAAAAAGAGTAACCATACTTCGAGAGTTATGGTTTAAAAATAAGCTTGCTATTTTCTATATCTTCTTGTTTATATTTAGCTTTTTACATCTCAAAAACTATGAAATAACTACAGAGGTCCTATTATTCTCACCTATTATTATTCTACCTAGAATATTGGGGGGTTTAGTATATTCATATATCCGACTAAGTTCTAGTATAATATTGGCTATTTGTTTTCATGCATTTAACAATGGGATTTTTAAAATAATAGCTTTAGTTGCCGCCTGGGCAAATGGACTTTTTAGTTAGTTCACTAGATGAACTTCATTCGAACGACGTTAAAACGAACAACTCAAACGGAGAAAAGCATTTTGGTTACTATGCCTAAAATTAATTGCTTACGGATTTCCTAAACGGAAATAATATGCAAAAAAGCTATCTTTAGGTTCGCATGGATTGTCCTTTGGACTCTTGTGCCTTCCTCTCCCACGCCGAGACCTGGTCATCGGAGGCGAGAACGAACCTTAATCCAATACTTGTACGTAGTTAAACCAATCAAAATTGAAAATACATTTTAAGTTATTCTTTTTACTCGTAACTACCTTTATAAGTACTAAGTCTTTTTCACAGCAAATTGTTGAAAATTACGTACCCGCAAAGAATGTTAGCCTTAGAGTTGGATCGGGCGAAAAAGACTTTTTGCCTTTTATTCAAAAAGGTTATACGCTAATGATTCCGGAAAACAAGGAAGTTAAAGGGGTGCTCATTTTTCTAGAGGATTCCATGTATGACAAAAAGAATAGGAGCGCCAAGCAGCTGTATAATCAAGCATCTGAAAAAGATTTTGCGGTATTGTCAGTTTCAACAGAAATTCCTCTAGACTTTTATTTTTCAAAATCATCTATGGTTTCTACCCATGAGCTAATTAGAGAGGTTTTTAAAACACATAATTTACCGAATGAGAACATTTTCTTTTTAGGAGCAAGTTTAGTAGGACATAGAGCGATGCGCTATATTAAATTTATGAAAGAGGGCGGTTTTGAGTTTCAACTCAACGTAAAAGGCATCGTCATTTGCAATTTTACGCTAGATTTTACGAGAAAATGGTATCAACATGAACGGGATATTAGAATTAACCGAATTGACCTTTGGGAACCGAAATTCATAAATTATTTGTTGGAAACACATTTGAAAGGTACGCCCAAAAATAATCCAGAGAGTTATCACAATTTCTCAGCATACAGCTA
This sequence is a window from Maribacter aestuarii. Protein-coding genes within it:
- a CDS encoding GTPase; this translates as MAMKSEGVQKLILVYNADSGVRNLIVDGAHKILSPSTYACNLCDITFGNFRENKIWKKFRKQLEAQATELEFLHKDEFAKAYKSKFGYKFTFPIILVQGNDLEIFVSTDELNELKNAEGLIAILEERM
- a CDS encoding tetratricopeptide repeat protein, yielding MEKLKKFFKYLFIGLGSLILLVVVGVAIWWNTKTDGEKSDLLLGAHAYDAAIELNQDNSDAWMERSVSFNEAGDFKKGFEYLDQAVELEPEKHLGYRGWIRLRKMRDYDKALMDFARLDSLTPNVVDAPWGEDIDFLRGECYYGKRDYQKAIELFNRNIKNQKEDWADIHSFVYLGLCEYELGNYEKAICEFQRALIQSKNIPESYFGIAKSYQKLGQIEKATEHILKTVENIDYKRDDVYNEFLNEIYLSEVLEFKQALLK
- a CDS encoding peptidase MA family metallohydrolase produces the protein MENTLKFLSFLSLAIIIIGCNERKENFKPNQKDGWKTVSQIEKQIDNIIFTFPENGFANENRERLVSECFEAMKYDSELIKLEEFNDTIFIRILPSREAMIPLTGNTPSGSAYPHIKTLYVVANDSTRPPIKHELMHLIAMLEWNYPPASSTWMNEGLGTFAENNCSGWTVAQIYRYFLETDQLISIDLLKADFYKQPENFAYHQSAYIVEYLLANYGVDQFEQVWKGGFGKFEEVYGLPFEQLKTDLEKDLIEKMPEVPEIDRQTFYKNCK
- a CDS encoding medium chain dehydrogenase/reductase family protein; translated protein: MSYRYISFNEFGGPEVLGVETAERLPEPNQGEVRIKVQATSINFTDTLIRRGIYPDVKKKPPITPGYDMVGVVDKLGAGVTDFKVGQKVAELTVIGAYSEYIILPAKRLVTVQENVNSTEAVSMILSYVTAYQMLTRSVKVKEGSKILIHGAGGAVGSALLQIGSILKLKMYGTALVDQHDILKELGCKPIDYKSEDFVQVVTNLEPNGLDAVFDPFGGDHFKRSIKTLNKKGKLVAFGAYNAKTKMDLIKSFLRVQIWNFAPWMPSTNFYSIGSWHKKHRDWFESDLKKLFKLLSEKKLKPLISKTIKLEDAKEAHKLIEKRGLKGKLIIQMEN
- a CDS encoding antibiotic biosynthesis monooxygenase family protein, translated to MIARIWHGKTKAEHFEEYTDFMKSEAIPDYKKTKGFIKLTFLRRIEGDIAHFNLITFWENLDVIQNFAGDDYEIAKYYHRDKDYLLEFEEKVTHYDVFAE
- a CDS encoding isochorismatase family protein; its protein translation is MKTKKALLVIDMQKGSFTPQTPRFDTNGVVNRINGLAELFRKMDFPVIFIQHDGSGAGEFEKNTWEWELLDELKIKPTDIRLDKYANDVFYKSELQDKLTELKTQELLITGCATDFCVESTIQSALTKDYNITVVADGHTTGERPHISAEKVIRHYNWVWQNMIPTNGKIRVENYDGIKKTFAN
- a CDS encoding amidohydrolase family protein → MKASWAGESYSQALSSPENAAIHLQMVLDEIEKNNIKLALTSSTSVKALETWQQSRPGLFITGIQTRDDGKPILSPDSLKLYFDNNQVNVLGELGLQYAGVSPDDPMMKPYYQVAEDNGIPICLHTGLGPPGGPHTFAPKFRTTLGKPTLFEPVLVRHPKMKAFLAHAGWPYISETIAMMYIYPKLYTDIGVLNWALPKEAFYTALQQLMDAGFGKRIMFGTDQMLWPGAISIAVRTIKEAPFLSEEEKRDILYNNAARFLELSPEAITNHHK
- a CDS encoding helix-turn-helix transcriptional regulator gives rise to the protein MNNTTTLIIILLSIGCVQGLIYGGILMKSTKENKMANRLLATILFFLSYRLLIQILRLFGLGRYDTWYYFMLDFSWIHGPLLYFYLKAHLTPYFKFRKKDILHLVPFLIQIGFSIFVRLQNLYWDGTRESLSWLGYWGYVVWMNLSTIYFVASILIIIYTTKAQKLLKTESLKGAISSGSMNWLKRVIISFKVYFSIVLTILLVDFVFINKAQFTSYFYFTQFYYYPFFIGISGLTYWLGLEGYKRKDVKILKSQVSNEELRQLTQMANDLDLTMKQNKWFKNPELTLSTLASKMEVKPYLLTKCLNTVKRKKFADYINELRVDELKRLLQQSENSKYTLLSLAFEAGFNSKSSFNRAVKKHLGISPSELKTSF
- a CDS encoding GNAT family N-acetyltransferase — translated: MKIKISETKNINKEQIIELYRANKWSSANKPVELYNALMDSHSLISAWSGNELVGIGNAISDGQLVVYYPYLLVHPNHKGKGIGQMIVAKIQEKYKEFHMQM